The proteins below come from a single Gammaproteobacteria bacterium genomic window:
- the xerC gene encoding tyrosine recombinase XerC, which yields MSDTKTEWLHKFLTHLRDERRLSPLTVESYQRDLGKVITFCHQQKIDHWPTLTSHHVRALVAAQHRLGLGGRSLQRLLSALRSLCDYLIRQNIITHNPANGVRAPKSPRKLPATLDADQMGRLLTMDSVKNVAGEIGALLTLRDCAVMELMYSSGLRLSELTNLDCAEINLADATVRITGKGAKTRIVPVGRYAREAVQIWLEARATLAAPDESALFVGQHGKRLTPRAVQLRMREWAIKQGAPMHVHPHMLRHSFASHLLESSGDLRAVQELLGHADLSTTQIYTHLDFQHLAKVYDSAHPRAKKRS from the coding sequence GTGTCCGATACCAAAACCGAGTGGCTCCACAAGTTCCTCACGCACTTGCGCGATGAGCGGCGCCTCTCGCCGCTCACGGTTGAGAGCTACCAGCGCGACCTTGGCAAAGTCATCACGTTCTGCCATCAACAAAAAATCGACCATTGGCCGACGCTCACCAGCCATCACGTGCGCGCGCTGGTGGCCGCCCAACATCGCCTCGGCCTGGGAGGACGCAGCCTGCAACGTTTGCTGTCTGCGTTGCGTTCGCTCTGCGACTATCTGATCCGCCAAAACATCATCACCCATAACCCAGCGAACGGCGTCCGCGCGCCCAAATCACCGCGCAAACTACCGGCAACCCTGGATGCGGATCAAATGGGGCGTCTATTGACGATGGATAGCGTAAAGAATGTTGCGGGAGAAATTGGAGCACTATTAACCTTGCGCGACTGCGCCGTCATGGAGCTGATGTATTCCTCCGGTTTGCGCCTGAGTGAATTGACCAATCTCGATTGCGCCGAAATAAACCTGGCCGACGCCACCGTGCGCATTACCGGCAAAGGCGCTAAAACCCGCATCGTGCCGGTGGGCCGCTATGCGCGAGAAGCGGTACAAATATGGCTTGAGGCGCGTGCCACGCTGGCCGCGCCCGATGAATCCGCCCTGTTCGTGGGGCAACACGGCAAACGCCTTACACCACGCGCCGTACAATTGCGCATGCGTGAGTGGGCAATCAAGCAGGGCGCCCCCATGCACGTCCACCCGCACATGCTGCGCCACTCCTTCGCCAGCCACTTATTGGAGTCCAGCGGCGATTTACGTGCAGTGCAGGAACTGCTCGGCCATGCCGATCTTTCCACGACCCAGATCTACACCCACCTCGACTTCCAGCATC
- the dapF gene encoding diaminopimelate epimerase — MLINFTKMHGLGNDFVVIDATSQPIVLTPEQIRQIADRHFGVGCDQVLLVETARNPSADFRYRIYNADGGEVEQCGNGARCFARFVLDHHLTSKHEIAVETAGGIIHPRIEADGQVTVNMGVPRFVPADIPFVAEATSDTYALEVAGQRLTIGAVSMGNPHAVLLVDNVDTAPVAELGPLIEKHERFPNRVNAGFMQIIASNHIRLRVYERGTGETLACGTGACAAVAVGRKLGRLDQKVTVDLPGGTLLIRWEGEGTPVWMTGPATYAFEGKMEL; from the coding sequence ATGCTAATCAACTTCACCAAAATGCACGGGCTAGGCAACGACTTTGTTGTGATCGATGCCACGTCCCAGCCCATTGTGCTGACCCCGGAGCAGATCCGCCAGATCGCTGACCGGCATTTTGGTGTAGGCTGCGACCAGGTGCTGTTGGTGGAAACGGCGCGCAACCCAAGCGCTGATTTCCGCTACCGCATCTATAACGCCGATGGCGGAGAAGTCGAACAGTGCGGTAATGGCGCGCGTTGCTTTGCCCGTTTTGTGCTGGACCATCACCTGACTTCAAAGCACGAGATTGCCGTGGAAACAGCGGGCGGCATCATCCACCCGCGCATCGAGGCTGACGGTCAGGTAACCGTCAACATGGGCGTGCCGCGCTTTGTTCCCGCAGACATCCCCTTCGTGGCCGAGGCAACGTCCGATACGTATGCGCTGGAAGTGGCGGGACAACGGTTGACGATAGGTGCGGTCTCGATGGGCAACCCGCATGCGGTTTTGCTGGTCGATAATGTCGACACCGCACCGGTCGCCGAACTGGGGCCGCTGATCGAGAAACATGAACGCTTCCCCAACCGGGTCAATGCGGGATTCATGCAGATCATCGCCAGCAACCACATCCGGCTGCGCGTCTACGAACGCGGCACCGGAGAAACGCTGGCGTGCGGCACGGGCGCCTGCGCAGCGGTGGCGGTGGGCCGGAAGCTGGGCAGGCTGGATCAAAAAGTAACTGTGGATTTGCCGGGCGGAACACTTCTGATACGCTGGGAGGGAGAAGGAACCCCGGTGTGGATGACGGGTCCGGCGACATATGCGTTTGAGGGAAAAATGGAATTATGA
- a CDS encoding DUF484 family protein: MPHNKQELPGATIPDAAVAEHLRAHPDFFAKYPDTLMELALQHPSGSAVSLIERQVAVLREHNRKLKHQLQDLVQIARDNDRLSERMHRLTLALIDCTNPEEIFIALHDSLRNEFQADAVTLRLIARPLQSTADERDGFSVDILFADKDDASWSAFKGIMHSGKPVCGTLNAAQLNHLFGDQAMDIASAALIPLTNPSSDRATPSLGIMAIGSYDAERFHSGMGTHFLSQMGELISRAIRPYLS; the protein is encoded by the coding sequence ATGCCACATAATAAGCAAGAACTGCCGGGCGCAACGATACCGGATGCGGCTGTCGCTGAACATCTGCGCGCCCACCCTGATTTTTTCGCCAAATATCCCGATACGTTAATGGAATTGGCTCTGCAACATCCCAGCGGATCAGCGGTGTCACTGATCGAACGTCAGGTTGCGGTGTTGCGTGAACACAACCGGAAACTCAAGCATCAACTGCAGGACTTGGTGCAAATTGCCCGCGACAATGATCGCCTCAGTGAGCGCATGCACCGGTTGACGCTGGCCTTGATAGATTGCACGAATCCGGAAGAGATATTCATTGCCCTGCATGACAGTCTGCGCAATGAGTTCCAGGCAGATGCAGTCACACTCCGGCTCATCGCCCGCCCCCTGCAATCCACGGCTGACGAGCGAGATGGATTTTCCGTGGACATTTTGTTTGCGGACAAAGATGATGCTTCATGGAGCGCTTTCAAGGGCATAATGCACAGTGGCAAGCCTGTCTGCGGCACGCTGAATGCGGCACAATTGAACCACCTGTTCGGAGACCAGGCCATGGACATCGCTTCGGCAGCGCTGATACCTCTGACGAACCCCTCCTCCGACAGGGCAACGCCCTCGCTGGGAATTATGGCCATCGGCAGTTACGATGCCGAGCGCTTTCACTCCGGCATGGGCACACACTTCCTGTCTCAAATGGGTGAGCTTATCAGCCGCGCCATCCGTCCCTATCTATCATAG